DNA sequence from the Methanococcus maripaludis genome:
AAATTTTGAATACGTTTTTGAGTTGGCAGTTAAAATTACTTAAAAAATTTGGGAAAAATCATCTAAAAGTCTCTAAAAATTACGAAATTGAATAAAAATTATTAAAAAAAGTTATTTTTTATTGAATATGTAGTCAAGGTGTTCACTTTCAAATGGTTTTGTAATGAGACTTACTGCCATTACAACAAATATCGGTGCAATCATTGCTAAAGAACCAACTGCAGGCATATAAACGCTGTTTATTCCAAAGTAATATGCTCCTCCAAACATTATTACGAGAGCAGATGTGATTCCTGCCCATACTCCTTGTTTTGTAGTTCTTTTCCAGTATAATCCTAAAAAATATGGGGCTAAAAGACATCCTGATACCAAACCCCATGAAAGAGCCATTAATGATAGAACATAGCTGTTTGGAACTATTGCAAGTATGAACGATAATACAACAAATAAAACGCACAACAATCTCATCAATATCATCGTGTTTCTATCTGATAAGTCAGTTTTTAATCTTCCTTTTACAAAGTCTATTGAAACAACGGAACTTGAAGCGAGCACGAGTGATGCTAAAGTAGACATTGAAGCTGAAATTACAAGTACGAGAATTAATGCTGCAACCCAGTCAGGAAGTGCAATTTCCATTATTTTTGGAACTATCATATCAGGACTTGTTAAGCCTGCTGCAGCTTTTGAAGCGCTATCTGGGTAGAAAACCCTACTTACAGTTCCAATATATGCTGCACCAAATGTAATGATAAATGCAAATGCTGTTGAAACCCATTTTGCAGAAACTGCTGCTTTTTCACTTTTTATCGTGTAAAATTTATGTATCATCTGCGGAAGGCCCCAGCTGCCGATACTCGTGAGTAATGCAAGACCCATTATCGGAATAAAGCTTGCTTCATTTATTGGGGTTACCAGCATTGGATCTATTGAACTTAAATTCGACAGCATTCCAAAAAACCCGCCAACTTCAGGGTTGCTGCCTAAAAAGAATACCATTAAAAGTACCCCAATTACCATGATGCACCCTTGAACGAAGTCTGCAAGTGTTGCCGCGATAAATCCTCCGAAATACAAGTAGATCGCAGTTAATGCCGCCATTAAAATATACGCATTCATTGGAGATATTCCAAATCCTTCAAATAAGAAATTTAAACCTTTATAAATAGATGCAGAATACGGAACTAAGAAGAAAAAGATGATAAACGCAGTTAGTGATTCTAAATTCTTGCTTTTATACCTTTTTTCTAAAAAACTAGGCATTGTTGATGCACCCAATCGTTGCGTCATTTCTCTTGTTTTTTTACCAAGAACCTGCCATGCTAAAAAACTTCCAATAATCGTATTTCCAACAACTATCCACATTGTCGGGATTCCAAAACTCCAACCCATTTTTCCAGCAAATCCTATAAAAATAACCGCTGAAAAATAAGCTGTACCGTATGAAAACGCAGACATCCACGGGTTTACGTTTCGCCCCCCGAGTAAAAAGTCAGAAACCCCTTTGATTCTTTTTTTCGTTATGGTAGCTATTCCTATAATCATAGCAATATAAACCGCCAAAAACACGTAGTGCCACATAATTAACCTCAAAAACTTTGATAACATTTGAAAAAATAGTTAAAATTCAACAATATAATTCCTATTTTATGGCATTTTTATTTATATTTATCTAATTTTTGAGAAAAGAGTAAAAAATGTATAAAATTTTAAAATATTTAAAATAATTAATTTGAATAGTATTTTTCAAGCGGAGGAACTACCTGTTTCTTTCTTGACATCAGTCCATCAATAAATACACTTTTTCCATCCAATTTAAGTTTAAATGCAGTTTCAAAAGCTGATTTGTTTCCTGCAACTAAAACTTCACTTCCTTCTCTCATGATGTCAGTTACAAGGAATAATACCATATCATATCCTTCTTTTTCAATCATTTCGTCGATTAAATTTTGAATTGCTTCTTTTTTAGATGCAACTTCGGACATGTCGATTACTTCGGCTTGGCCGATACCTACCTTTTTACCGCCCATGTCAAATGGTTTATAATCGATGTGTAAAATTTCTTCTGGAGTCATTTTACCAACAGTTGATTTTGCAGTCAGCATTTCCATTCCGTATGCAGTAATGTCTGAAATTTCTGCAATTTCTGCTAATTTTCCTGCGAGTTCCTTATCAAGTTGTGTTGCTGTAGGCGATTTGAAGAGTAATGTATCTGAAAGGATTGCTGAAAGTAAAACTCCTGCAATGTCTGCTTTTAATTCCTTATTTTTTCCGCCGATAATGTCGAGTATTCCTCTAAAGTAAAGTTCTGAAATTACACTTGCAGTTGATCCAACAGGTTTTGAGAGGTAAATAATTGGTTCAGTTGTTGAAATACCGATTTTGTGGTGGTCAATAATTCCAATTAATTTTCCTTTATCAAAATCATCGAGGTTTTGTGATTTTTCTGCATGATCTACCAAAAATAATTCTTTTCCTTCCGCAGTTTTAATTAATTCGGGTTCCATTAATCCAAATCTCTTTAAAATAAACTGTGATTCCGGATTTAATTCACCAAGTCTTGCAGGAAATGCATCTAAAAAATATGCAAGTGCTATTGCAGAACAAATGCTATCTGAATCAGGATTTTTGTGGCCTACAACGTACATCATCTATATCACCAAAAATGAAAAAATTAATGATTTTTATATTATTTAAGCCGGGAAAGACTATAAATACATAATGATACTTATTAATAACATCTTCAATTAACCGACCTACATGGAGCTTGTGAATACTCTCGCTGTGATAGCGGGTTCGAAATTGGAGTAACAAAACTTTAATCGAATTTTTGGGCGAGTTGTAAGAGTTGGTAGGATCCTTACTGTGAACACAATACAGCAAAAATTCGTACATTACTCTCGACATAGGGTTATCTGACCGACATGGTATTTTCCAAGGATGAAAGTTAGTGTTAATGTCGAGGGACACTTTTTCAATGAAAAAGAAAATAGAAGTAAAAATTGAAAGAAGAATGAATACTATTTTAAGGATGTTTTAGCAGTTTTATCAAATGGATTTCTCCTCATCGCAAGAGAGAACAAATATGGATAATTATTTTTCAAATATTTCATGTAATTTACCCATTCTATTGTTATTAATCTGTATGATCGAACCATATCTCCGTTTAAATGCATTATATCGTTTTCTGAACTTTCATGCAAATTTTCACGGCTTTCAAGTTCTTCTAAAAGGTGAAAAACTGCCCTAAGTAATTCAGTGAAGTGTTCGTGCTCCATTAAATTTGGATTTTCTAAAAGCCTCATTAAAAATTCTTTGTTTTTTGATAAAAATTCATAAATTTCCAAAATATCTTCTTTTGAAGCATTTAACGTATAATCCCGGTCTTTAGCATAATTTAGCGCATTTTTAAAGTCTTCGTCAACCCACGAATCTGTGACTTTTAATTTATTTCCGATTTCTTCAATATTTGGGTCGATTTTCGAGAAATATTTTAAAGATTTAGTTCCAGTTTCACTGAAAAATGTGCCAATTAGTATGTTTAATTTTTCAAGTCTCGCGCTTTTTTCCATGTCGCTTAAAATTCCAGAAATTACCACGGTTATTAAGAATACCTGAATTGGAACAAATGCTATTTTTCCAAAAAACGAATTTATTATTCCCAAATAATCATTAAATACTGCATACTGGACAATATACATTAAAATAGACGCAACTAATGCAGAAACCCAGAAGATTTTGTGCTGTTTTGTTTTCATAACTATCGCTTGGATTGAATTTTTTAGTTTTTTTATAAACATGTAATTGTTAATTTTCAATATACGAATATAAAAAATTATATATAACATTTGAACAATTGTTCAAATATGGGTGATAGTTTGTCCGATCTTTGCAGTGAATATTCCGTTCTTAACGAAAAAATTGAGAAGGTATTGGAAAAATTGCCCTCGAATGAGGATATTATCAATATTTCAAACATTATGAATTCGTTTGGGGACCCAAACCGGTTAAAAATACTTTTAGCATTGAAAGAAAGTGAATTATGTTCGTGTGAACTTTCAAATATTGCTGATACATCCATTTCAGCAATTTCGCACCAGTTAAGGATACTTCGTGATAGAAAACTCGTTAAATTCAGAAAAGAAGGTAAATTTGTATACTACAAACTTTACGATGAAAAAATTAGGGATTTTTTAGAAGAAATTGTTGAATTGAGGAAATAATTATGCAAAAATATATTCTTAAAGGGCTTTGCTGCGCAGGGTGCGCTTCAAAAATTGAAAAATTATTAAAAGAACTGGGTTACCCTTCTGCAGTTATCAATATGGCAACAAGCGAATTAATATTGGATGAAAAAGAGATAGAACTTGAAAAAATTACCAAAATAGTAACATCCACTGAGCCAGGAGTAATTGTAATTCCAAAACACTCTGAAATAAAACTAACAAACGAAATCGATTATAAAGAACTAAAAAAGATAATAATTTCTTCAATTTTTTTCGTTTTTGGACTTTTTAGCAGTTATTCTGGATATTCAGTAAATATTCAGCTGTTATTTTTTATTGTAAGCTACATATTAGTTGGACAAAAAGTACTTAAAAAAACATTTCAAAATATTAAAAGACTCGATTTCTTCGATGAAAATTTTTTAATGAGCATTGCAACTATCGGTGCATTTTTAATTGGGGAATATCCTGAAGGGGTCGCAGTAATGTTATTTTACAGTATTGGAGAATTTTTCCAGAATATTGCAGTAACAAGATCCAGAAATTCGATAAAATCACTTGTTTCGATAAAAGCAGAATATGCAAATATACTCGAAAACGGGGAAACACTAAAAGTAAAACCTGAAAATGTACAGATTGGTCAAACTATCGTTATAAAACCGGGAGAAAAAGTTCCAATTGATGGAATAGTTTTAAATGGAAAATCAAGTTTGGATACTTCTGCTTTAACTGGAGAAAGTATTCCAAAATCGATAAACCGTGGCGAAGAAGTATTATCGGGAATGATTAATCTAAGCGGGCTTTTAACTGTTCAAACAACCAAAAATTTCAGTGATTCAGCAGTTTCTAAAATTTTAAACCTCGTTGAATCTGCAAGTATCAACAAAACAAAAACTGAGAAATTTATAACAAAATTTGCAAAAGTGTATACTCCAATTATTGTATTTATTGCAGTTTTACTTGCAGTTGTTCCGCCAATAATATTTAACGAACCATTTGTTCCTTGGTTTTACAAAGCCCTGATATTATTGGTTATTTCGTGCCCTTGCGCTCTTGTGCTATCAATTCCACTCGGATATTTTGCAGGAATTGGAAGACTTGCAAAAGAAGGAATTTTAGTAAAGGGTTCCAACTATATCGATGTTTTAAGTAAAACTACTTATGTTTCATTTGACAAAACAGGAACACTTACTGAAGGAAAGTTTAAAGTTACAAAAGTCGTTTCAAAAAACGAATTTAGCGGAAAAAGGCTTCTTGAAATTGCTAAAATGGTAGAATGTAATTCAAACCACCCGATTGCAAAAACCATTATGGATTTTGGAACAATTTCGTGTAAAACTTCCCTTGATGACTTTGAGGAATTTAGTGAAGTTTTAGGGAAAGGAATAATCTCAAAAATAAATGGTAACGTGATAATTGCGGGAAATGAGAAACTGATGGAAGAAAAAAACATAAATTTTGAAAAATTGGATGTTTATGAAACTGCCGTTCATTTTGCAGTTGATGGAGTTTATGCAGGATATATCTTGATTTCTGACAAATTAAAAAAAGATTCAAAAGAAACCGTCCTAGAACTTAAAAAACTCGGCATTAAAAAAGTTTCAATGCTTACAGGAGATAAAAAAGATATTGCTGAAAAAATTGCATCTGAACTTAATCTTGACGAATATTATTCAGATCTCCTTCCTGAAGATAAAGTCAAAATAATCGAAGAGATTGAAGCTAATAAATCTAAAAAAGAAACGATTGCATTTGTTGGTGAAGGAATTAACGATGCACCGGTAATTGCAAGAGCAGATGTTGGAATTTCGATGGGAACCCTTGGAAGTGATGCCGCAATTGAAACCGCGGATGTCGTTATAATGAACGATAAACCCTCAAAATTGATTTCTGCGATTAAAATTTCGAAAAGGACACAAAATATTGCATTCCAAAACATTTTTGTTATTTTAATAGTAAAAATAGCATTTATTAGCCTTGGAATATTTGGAGAAACCACGATGTGGCAGGCCGTCTTTGCAGACGTTGGAGTTGCCCTTCTTTCCGTCTTGAATGCAGTTAGAATTTTAAAATAAGATTTAATAAAATAAAAAAATATTATTTTTTATGTTTTAGCATTTCTGAACCTTTTTCAGTTATATTATATCCATCGCCCAGTTTTGAGATGTATGCTGACTTTTCCAACTCTTCCAGATATTTTTCAACCATTTTACAGCCAATGTCTTCTAAAATCATTTCATACCTATCAATAGATTCTTTACATGGGCTGTTATATACATTGTACAAAATCTCAACGTATTCTTTTATAACTTCGTCATTTAATTTAAAAAATCCTTTTTCTAAATCGAATATTAATTCTTTTACGGATTCCCTATCTTCACCATAATGTTTCAATTTGTGTTCAATGTACAATTTTTCAATTTCATCTAACGATAACACACTTCCTTCAAATGCTGAAAGAAGGTTTAATTGAAATCTATTTAATTCCCCAGTTTCTGGTTTGGCCATTATTATCCCCCGGATAGTTTATAATAAAATTATTTTTTGTAAGGCTATAAATATGTGCAAGCCCGAGTTAAATGATAGTATTGAAATTAGGCAGATTGCATCCTGGTGATTTTATGAAAATTTATTTTGCAACAGGGAATCAAAATAAGATTAATGAAGCAGAAATTATATTAAAAGAAGCTAATTGCGAAATCGAACAGATTGAAATTCCTTACGCGGAAGTTCAGGGAAGACTCGAAGAAGTTTCTGCATTTGGGGTTTTAGAAGTTTTTGAAAAATTCAATAGACCCGTTATAGTTGAAGACAGCGGATTTTTCATCGAAAAACTAAATGATTTTCCAGGAACTTATTCAAGGTTCGTTCAAGAAACTATAGGAAATGAAGGGATTTTAAAACTTTTAGAAAATGAAACTAACAGAAATGCGTACTTTAAAACAGTTATCGGCTACTATGATGGCGACAACATCAAACTATTTACTGGAATTGTAAAAGGAACTATTTCAACAGAAATAAAAGACGGTGGGTTTGGTTTTGCCTACGACAGCATTTTTATTCCAGAAGGGAAAACTAAAACATTTGCAGAAATGACTACTGAAGAAAAAAGCGAAATATCGCACAGAAAAAGAGCATTTTATGAACTTAAGAATTATTTAGAAACAAACTTGTAACTAGTGAAAAAATGAAAGCATTTGACATAATGAAAGCTTCCCAGATCGCCTGTTGCTTTGAAGTTGGAAGTTTTAAACCTGGAAACGTCCATAAAAATAGAGACTACGACGATATAAAATATCACCACTTTATAAGCTCGGGAATTGCATTTGGGGATATAATTTACGAAGCCTGCCTTGAAAAAAATAATATCGGAAATTTCATTAAAAAAGGAGTAATTGAATCCAAAAAATGGTCTCCAACAAATGCAAATCTTGGAATAATTATGCTTCACATGCCAATAGCAATTGCCGCGTCAAACTTAGATAAATTTAGCGAATCGCAACTAAAAAAAGAAACAGAAAAAATTATTAAAAACACGACTGTTCAAGATGCAATTGAAGTGTATGGGGCAATTGAAATTGCACTTGCTTTTGTTAACACTCCTGAAAACGGGCCAGATTTAAAAAGTAAGGATGCTAAAGACGAACTTATTGAAAAAAATCTTACTCTTTACGATGTTTTTAAAATTTCATCCACTTGGGACAGTATTTCCAATGAATGGACCGAAAATTTTAAGATATCCTACAAAGGCTATAATTTAATAAAGGAATACTACGAAAAATACAATAACATCAATATTGCAGTTACCAAAACATTTATCAATCTACTCTCAAACTATCCGGACACGTTAATTGCAAGGAAAAAAGGTATCGATGTCGCTAAAATGGTTTCAGAAAAAGCTAAAGAAGTTTTAAATAACTTCAATGAGGAATCGGTTTTGGAATTCGATAAATTTTTATCAAAAGAAGGTAATAAGTTAAATCCCGGAACTACAGCAGATTTAATCGCATCTTCACTGTTAATATTTTTACTCGATAGAATCAGCAACGAAAAAACGATACTTTATTAAAAGGTGATTTTATGGATAAATACGATAAAATAATTGATTTAACTAAAAGAAGAGGATTCTTGTGGAATTCTTTTGAGATATACGGCGGAATTGCAGGATTTTTTGACTACGGACCACTCGGTGCAATCTTAAAAAATAACGTTATAAACACGTGGAGAAAACACTATATCGTAAACGAAGGATTTTACGAAATCGACAGCCCGACAGTAACTCCTTACGAAGTTTTAAAAGCTTCTGGACACGTTGAAAACTTCACAGACCCACTCGTTGAATGTAAAGAATGTCTTGAGTCTTTCAGAGCTGACCACATCATCGAAGAAAATGTTGATGTTGATACTGAAGGAAAAACATTGCAAGAACTTCAAGAAATGATTGAAAAAAATAACATTCGATGTCCAAAATGTGGCGGAGAATTTAAAGAAGTAAGCACATTTAATTTAATGTTTGCAACTTCAATCGGCCCGGGTGGAAAAAGAGCTGCATTCATGAGACCGGAAACTGCTCAAGGTATCTTTATACAGTTTAAAAGAATAAGCCAGTTCTTTAGAAACAAACTTCCATTTGGTGCAGTTCAGATTGGAAAAGCATACCGAAACGAAATTTCTCCTAGACAGGGTGTAATAAGATTAAGAGAGTTTACACAAGCTGAAGGTGAATTTTTCATTGATTCAAGGAAAAAAGAGAACTTTGAGAAATTTGAAAGCGTAAAAGATATGGTTTTACCACTACTTTCCGGTAAAAATCAAGAAAACGAATCATTAAGCGCTGAAGAAAAAATTGTCAGAATGAGCCTTTCTGATGCGGTTAAAAACGGAATAATCGCACACGAAGCAATTGCATACTACATTGCAGTTACAAAAAAATTCTTGATGGAAATTGGAATCGATGAAACAAAATTAAGATTTAGACAGCACCTTCCAAACGAAATGGCGCACTATGCTGCTGATTGTTGGGATGCAGAATTATACACTGACAGATACGGCTGGATTGAGTGTGTAGGTGTTGCTGATAGGACAAATTACGATTTATTAGCGCATATGAAAAATAGCGGCGATGATTTATCAGTATTTGTAGAACTCGAAGAAGATAAAGAAGTTGAAGTTTACGAAATCGAATTAAACTACAAATTAGTCGGAAGAACATTTAAAGGCGATGCAAAAGTTTTAGAAGAGTCTTTAAAAGAATTAGACGACAAAAAAATGGAAAAATTGGTAGAAGCTCTTGAAAAAGAAGGAAAATATGTTTTAAAAACATGTAAAAGAGACTTCGAAATATTAAAAGAATATTTAACTGCTAAAAAAGTTAAAAAGATCGTTAAAGGAGAAAAAATAATCCCTCACGTGATAGAACCTTCATACGGTATCGACAGAATTACATACTGTGTTATGGAACATGCTTTCAAAGAAGAGGAAGATAGAACCGTAATGGGCTTTTCAAATGCAGTTTCTCCAATAAAGGTAGGTGTTTTCCCACTTGTTAACAAAGAAGGAATGCCTGAAATTGCAATGGATTTGAAAAATAAATTAAGAGAAAACGGTTTAATTGCAGAATACGACGACAGCGGTGCAATTGGTAGAAGATACATGAGAATGGACGAGGTAGGAACTCCTTTCTGCATAACTATCGACGGAGAAACCTTAAAAGACAGATCAGTTACAATTAGAGAAAGAGATTCAAGAGAACAGTTTAGAATCCCAATAAACGAAGTTGTGCCATACATTAAAGATAAACTCTAAATTAAAATTCCAATTTTCCTTTTTTGATAATTTCTAAGAAATTTTTAACTTCTAAATTATAATTTTTTGAAACAATTTCTGGAATATCTAAAAATCCGGTTACATTTTTAATTATGTGAAAATCAGAAGTTGCAACAAATTCGTATTGTTTAAGCTCGAAATCGACTTTTTTTGATAAAATAACT
Encoded proteins:
- a CDS encoding sodium:solute symporter family protein, whose amino-acid sequence is MWHYVFLAVYIAMIIGIATITKKRIKGVSDFLLGGRNVNPWMSAFSYGTAYFSAVIFIGFAGKMGWSFGIPTMWIVVGNTIIGSFLAWQVLGKKTREMTQRLGASTMPSFLEKRYKSKNLESLTAFIIFFFLVPYSASIYKGLNFLFEGFGISPMNAYILMAALTAIYLYFGGFIAATLADFVQGCIMVIGVLLMVFFLGSNPEVGGFFGMLSNLSSIDPMLVTPINEASFIPIMGLALLTSIGSWGLPQMIHKFYTIKSEKAAVSAKWVSTAFAFIITFGAAYIGTVSRVFYPDSASKAAAGLTSPDMIVPKIMEIALPDWVAALILVLVISASMSTLASLVLASSSVVSIDFVKGRLKTDLSDRNTMILMRLLCVLFVVLSFILAIVPNSYVLSLMALSWGLVSGCLLAPYFLGLYWKRTTKQGVWAGITSALVIMFGGAYYFGINSVYMPAVGSLAMIAPIFVVMAVSLITKPFESEHLDYIFNKK
- a CDS encoding manganese-dependent inorganic pyrophosphatase gives rise to the protein MMYVVGHKNPDSDSICSAIALAYFLDAFPARLGELNPESQFILKRFGLMEPELIKTAEGKELFLVDHAEKSQNLDDFDKGKLIGIIDHHKIGISTTEPIIYLSKPVGSTASVISELYFRGILDIIGGKNKELKADIAGVLLSAILSDTLLFKSPTATQLDKELAGKLAEIAEISDITAYGMEMLTAKSTVGKMTPEEILHIDYKPFDMGGKKVGIGQAEVIDMSEVASKKEAIQNLIDEMIEKEGYDMVLFLVTDIMREGSEVLVAGNKSAFETAFKLKLDGKSVFIDGLMSRKKQVVPPLEKYYSN
- a CDS encoding ArsR/SmtB family transcription factor, which translates into the protein MSDLCSEYSVLNEKIEKVLEKLPSNEDIINISNIMNSFGDPNRLKILLALKESELCSCELSNIADTSISAISHQLRILRDRKLVKFRKEGKFVYYKLYDEKIRDFLEEIVELRK
- a CDS encoding heavy metal translocating P-type ATPase, which translates into the protein MQKYILKGLCCAGCASKIEKLLKELGYPSAVINMATSELILDEKEIELEKITKIVTSTEPGVIVIPKHSEIKLTNEIDYKELKKIIISSIFFVFGLFSSYSGYSVNIQLLFFIVSYILVGQKVLKKTFQNIKRLDFFDENFLMSIATIGAFLIGEYPEGVAVMLFYSIGEFFQNIAVTRSRNSIKSLVSIKAEYANILENGETLKVKPENVQIGQTIVIKPGEKVPIDGIVLNGKSSLDTSALTGESIPKSINRGEEVLSGMINLSGLLTVQTTKNFSDSAVSKILNLVESASINKTKTEKFITKFAKVYTPIIVFIAVLLAVVPPIIFNEPFVPWFYKALILLVISCPCALVLSIPLGYFAGIGRLAKEGILVKGSNYIDVLSKTTYVSFDKTGTLTEGKFKVTKVVSKNEFSGKRLLEIAKMVECNSNHPIAKTIMDFGTISCKTSLDDFEEFSEVLGKGIISKINGNVIIAGNEKLMEEKNINFEKLDVYETAVHFAVDGVYAGYILISDKLKKDSKETVLELKKLGIKKVSMLTGDKKDIAEKIASELNLDEYYSDLLPEDKVKIIEEIEANKSKKETIAFVGEGINDAPVIARADVGISMGTLGSDAAIETADVVIMNDKPSKLISAIKISKRTQNIAFQNIFVILIVKIAFISLGIFGETTMWQAVFADVGVALLSVLNAVRILK
- a CDS encoding XTP/dITP diphosphatase; its protein translation is MKIYFATGNQNKINEAEIILKEANCEIEQIEIPYAEVQGRLEEVSAFGVLEVFEKFNRPVIVEDSGFFIEKLNDFPGTYSRFVQETIGNEGILKLLENETNRNAYFKTVIGYYDGDNIKLFTGIVKGTISTEIKDGGFGFAYDSIFIPEGKTKTFAEMTTEEKSEISHRKRAFYELKNYLETNL
- a CDS encoding triphosphoribosyl-dephospho-CoA synthase, which gives rise to MKAFDIMKASQIACCFEVGSFKPGNVHKNRDYDDIKYHHFISSGIAFGDIIYEACLEKNNIGNFIKKGVIESKKWSPTNANLGIIMLHMPIAIAASNLDKFSESQLKKETEKIIKNTTVQDAIEVYGAIEIALAFVNTPENGPDLKSKDAKDELIEKNLTLYDVFKISSTWDSISNEWTENFKISYKGYNLIKEYYEKYNNINIAVTKTFINLLSNYPDTLIARKKGIDVAKMVSEKAKEVLNNFNEESVLEFDKFLSKEGNKLNPGTTADLIASSLLIFLLDRISNEKTILY
- the glyS gene encoding glycine--tRNA ligase — its product is MDKYDKIIDLTKRRGFLWNSFEIYGGIAGFFDYGPLGAILKNNVINTWRKHYIVNEGFYEIDSPTVTPYEVLKASGHVENFTDPLVECKECLESFRADHIIEENVDVDTEGKTLQELQEMIEKNNIRCPKCGGEFKEVSTFNLMFATSIGPGGKRAAFMRPETAQGIFIQFKRISQFFRNKLPFGAVQIGKAYRNEISPRQGVIRLREFTQAEGEFFIDSRKKENFEKFESVKDMVLPLLSGKNQENESLSAEEKIVRMSLSDAVKNGIIAHEAIAYYIAVTKKFLMEIGIDETKLRFRQHLPNEMAHYAADCWDAELYTDRYGWIECVGVADRTNYDLLAHMKNSGDDLSVFVELEEDKEVEVYEIELNYKLVGRTFKGDAKVLEESLKELDDKKMEKLVEALEKEGKYVLKTCKRDFEILKEYLTAKKVKKIVKGEKIIPHVIEPSYGIDRITYCVMEHAFKEEEDRTVMGFSNAVSPIKVGVFPLVNKEGMPEIAMDLKNKLRENGLIAEYDDSGAIGRRYMRMDEVGTPFCITIDGETLKDRSVTIRERDSREQFRIPINEVVPYIKDKL